GCGGACCCCTGGCTCGTGGGCGTGGTCACGGCACCGTCCGGCCAGGAGCACTTCTACCTGGTGTACGACTGGGGTCTGGAGACCACCCTGAACTCGGCCATGCTCCGGTGACGGAGTGGGTCGGGACTTGGGTCAAACCTTAAGGGACGACCGCGAGTCCTCCATCCAATGAAGACGCTGTTCGTCGTCCTCGGCGTGCTCGCCCTCCTGGTCGGCGTCGTCTGGATTCTCCAGGGAACGGACATCCTGATGGGGTCATTCATGTCGGGGAACTCGTTCTGGCTCGCGGCGGGCGTGGTCGCCGCGCTCCTGGGACTCGGGCTGGTCGCGCTCGGCGCGCGGGCCCCGGGTGCCAAGAAGCCCGCGTGACCGGCAACCTCACCGAGAAACAAGCAGCGTGATGTGGTCGTACCCCGAGGCGCCGTTGGGGTAGGGCGGGGCGACCGTCGCGGACTGCACGACTCCGTTCCCGTCGTAGGCACGGGCGACGATGTTGTAGGCACCCCCTGAGGGCGGGCTCCAGGGGAACGTCCACAGGACCCAGGTAAGGTGCGGATCCTTCGGGGAACGCAGCTGCGCGGCGGACCAGGTCGCACCACCGTCCGTGCTGACCTCCACCTTGGAGATCCCCGCCGCGGCGGAGACGGCGAACCCCCCGACGGTTGGGCTGCCGCTCACCACGGATCCATCGGGCGGCGTGGCGATCAGCGCCTCGGTCTGGATCGGGCCGTTGTTCGTCCAGCCTTTCCCGGCTTGCTGCCAGTAGCCGAGGTACTCCCCTTGGACCGCGGTAATCCGATTGACCCACTTGGCGGAAAACATGCCGTACTTCCCGGGTACGAGGATCCGCGCGGGTCCGCCGTGGCGGCCCTCGAGAGGCGCATCGTTCATCTCCAGGACCAACAGGGTCGCCGGGTCCGTCGCGTGGGCGATCGGAATCGCGACTGTGTAGCCGTCCACGCAGGTGAACTCCACCCAATCCGCCGTGGGCTCGATCCCCGCCATCGTCAGGAGGTCCGCGAGGCGGACGCCCGCCCATTTCGCGGTTCCGATCAGGTTGCCGCCGACCTCGTTGCTCACGCACTCCATGGTGGCGTACTGCTGCACGGAGGTCAAGGAGCCCGACTGCATCTTCGCCTGGAGGGAAGCGTAGTCCATCGTGAGGGGAGAGCCGACCAACCCGTCGACGGCCAGACTCCAGGTCGACGCATCCACGGTGGGGTCGATGAGATTCTTCGTGACCACGTAGAAGCTGTCCGTGGGCGTGACCTCGCTCGCGATCAGGTCCGCGAGGGATGCGAAGGCGAGCCGGGCCGGCTGGACCACGGTGGTGCTGAAGGTCTCGAAGGCGAAGGCCAGGGTGGCGACGGCCGCGGCGGCGCCGATGAAGAACTGCCGCCGAGACGGGCTGAAGCCCTCCGGATGCCGGTGGGCCACATCCACGAGGAAGTAATCGAGGACGGCCGCATAGATCCAGCCGCCGATGAGCTGGCTCAGGACGGCAAAGGCCACGCCGACGTCCGTCGCGGAGCCCGCGAGGCCGGCGCCCAGGAGGGGGAGCGCGACGAGCAGACTCACGGCCGCCGCGGACACCGTGTACACGGCGATCACCGCGATACGCCGGGCGACCAGGGCCTCGATTCTGCGGTACACGATCGCGCCGAGCCCGAAGGCGACCTCCACGGCGACCAAGGCGCTCACGAACCCGAGGCCCTTCGCGCCCTCCCCCAGGGAGCTGATGAAGAACGATTCCAGGGAGCCCGGGATGCGCGTGATCACGAAGTTCAGCGCGATCTCCGGCAGGAAGACGCCGAGTCCCAGGACCCGCATGATCAACGTCACAACGAGGGCCGCGGCGCCCGCGACGACGCCCGCGAAGAACCGGTTCCAAGGGAGCCTCCGCAGACGCGCCGCGAGGCCGCCCAGCGCCGAGGGCACGCGCGCAAGACGAACACGTCGCGCTTCAAGATTTGCCCCACTCCCGTGCGGCCCCG
The nucleotide sequence above comes from Thermoplasmata archaeon. Encoded proteins:
- a CDS encoding molybdopterin-dependent oxidoreductase; amino-acid sequence: MPSALGGLAARLRRLPWNRFFAGVVAGAAALVVTLIMRVLGLGVFLPEIALNFVITRIPGSLESFFISSLGEGAKGLGFVSALVAVEVAFGLGAIVYRRIEALVARRIAVIAVYTVSAAAVSLLVALPLLGAGLAGSATDVGVAFAVLSQLIGGWIYAAVLDYFLVDVAHRHPEGFSPSRRQFFIGAAAAVATLAFAFETFSTTVVQPARLAFASLADLIASEVTPTDSFYVVTKNLIDPTVDASTWSLAVDGLVGSPLTMDYASLQAKMQSGSLTSVQQYATMECVSNEVGGNLIGTAKWAGVRLADLLTMAGIEPTADWVEFTCVDGYTVAIPIAHATDPATLLVLEMNDAPLEGRHGGPARILVPGKYGMFSAKWVNRITAVQGEYLGYWQQAGKGWTNNGPIQTEALIATPPDGSVVSGSPTVGGFAVSAAAGISKVEVSTDGGATWSAAQLRSPKDPHLTWVLWTFPWSPPSGGAYNIVARAYDGNGVVQSATVAPPYPNGASGYDHITLLVSR